The region AAGAAGATTGATAAATATTGTTTTAAGTTTTATATGAATGTTTTACTTATCAATCCGTTAGATGCTCTTACGGATATCTTTTTGAAGATAAGTACAAATCTTTACATAATTACAGAGGCAAAATCCAAACTATCTTGTTATGAAGTAAACACTAAAAAATACATATTCTCATTAAAATTACCTCAGAATAAAATCTTAAGCATTATTGTTAAACATCTATTATATATATATACATATCTAAAATTAGCAAATAAATTACACCTTGTCATCATAAATCAGGAAACTTTAGAGCCGTGCATAACGATACTACTTGCAAAACTTTCTCGCAAAAAAATAGTTGAAAGAATTGGAGGCTCACGTAGTTATCTATTGTTTTTCACTATTCATGGTCCAATGCCTCTAATATCTAAGATATTTGCTATTTTAGCTTTGGCCAGTTTAAGGTTTTCTCTAAATATTTGTGATGCTGTTGTTTTGAACTGCGATTCTTTATTGAACGAAAATCTATATCGTATGTATAGCAATAAAATCTTTATAATTCCTAATCCTCCTCCTGATAAATTTTATGATACTTTTAAAATCATCAAAGAATATAACAAAAGAAGTTTTATTGTAGGATATGTTGCCGCCTTCAGTTTAGCGAAAGGAGTTGCGTCGCTTGTTCGTGCTGCTAAAATCGTGATTCAAAAAAATCCCATGGTGAAATTCCTCTTCATCGGTAATTGGCGGCACTCACACCCACCTTTCTTAGGATCTTTCCTCAAGAAAAATGTTGAAGGGTATCCAAACATAATCTTTGTTGGCCCCGTTCCGCATCACGATGTTGCTAAGTACATGAATGAGATGAGATTACTCGTTTTACCCAGCTATACGGAAGGAACTCCCAAAGTAGTACTTGAGGCAATGGCGTGTGGAACACCCGTGCTAGCAACCCCCGTAGGATGTATTCCAGAAGTACTGGGAAATGGGGAATACGGCTATATTCTTTCTGCGAGAGATCCTGAAGTTCTAGCTAGAGAGATCCTAAAGGCTTTGTTTAATGAACGAAATGAAATACTATCGTATAAAATAAGACTTCATGTGAAGGAAATCTACAATTTTGAAAAAAGCCTTAAATTATGGATTAAATTAATAAGGAGGATTATGAGCAATGCCTAACCAAATAGAATTAAATAATGGAATATTCATGATAAGCATTGACACAGAGTTCGCATGGGGTTTCATTGATAAACTCAATACAGATTTAGCCAGAAAATACATTTACATTAGCGCTAAACGGAGCAGGAGAAATATATTAAAGATTCTGCAAATTTCTGAAGAATTAAATGTTCCAATTACGTTCGGTTTTGTTGGAAAGCTTTTACTTCAAGATAGTAAAACAATTAATAGTGTTTGGAATGCTAGAGATATTTTCTGGCAAATACTTAACTCTCAAGTAGAACATGAAATTGCCTGTCATTCGTTCTCTCATATCGAATTTACCAAATCTCCTAGAGAAAAAGCTCAATATGATATCCGTATGTGTAAGAAGGTTATGAGGGATCTAAGTGTGGATCCGGTTAGTTTTCTATACCCAAGGAACCGAATAGCTTACATTGATATCCTAAAGAATGAAGGATTTAAAACCTTCAGATATAGACTCAAGTATGAATCGTCACCTAATATCTTATTGAACATTTTTGTGCAATCATATGGTTTACCTAGAAACGTTAATGGTTTAATAGCTATTCCCGCTAATATTCTTTTTCAAGCTTCTTCTTGCGTGACTAATACCGCTTTGTTGCTTACATCATTGAGAGCTCTTAAAGAGATTGCTATTAGCCGAAAAATTTTCCACATAATGCTTCATGATTATATTGAGTCGGATATTACTATTTTATATTTAAAATATGTATTTAGATATGCGAAAAAATTAGAGGAAAAAGGTTTAATAGAAATAAAAACGATGCGTGATGTTTACGAGGAACTTAAACATGAATAGAAAGAAAAACAACTTATGCTTACCTACTATATTTCTAAGTTGGATGCTAATTGTTACCTATTCCACGCTTGTGATATTAGATATCTTTCCTCTTGTAAGAATTTTCTTAGTATTACCAACGGTTTACATTCTGCCTGGTATGTTTCTTTACATATTTTTTATTAACAAAACTAATGCTAGCTATGAGATAATTCCTGTAATCGTTAAATCTTTCGTTATTTCGCAATTACTTGTCATCTTATTGATGTATATACTTCTCGCATTTAAAATACCGCTTAATGCTTTTACATTCATTATTTCTCTGATATCTTACTTCTTGCTTATCAATGTTTTGTTATTATTACGTAGAAACTCTGCACTCAAACATAATTTGAGCTTTTGCTGTGATTCTTTTAACCTTTTCTTAGTTATTTTTGTCTTTTTGATCTATTTATTAATAATAAGGCTATTCTTTCCGTATAAAACTTTAGATAGAGATGAGACAGATTATTTATTTTTTGCGAGGAATATCTTATTAAAAAACGAAGTCCTAACAACTTCTCAAAATCCATTAGCTTCGTGGATTGAAAACTTGTTTCGTGGAAGAATCTTCTTGATATCTTTGATAGCTACCTATATTCTTTCTACAAACTTACAATGGGGCTATGCATGGATTATGGGATCCATGTTTATACCAATGACCGCTTTAGCGGCCGTGCTACTGATTCCTAGCTCAATTAAGTACGAGAAGGCAATGAAGGTATCCACGACGTTGCTTCTGCTTAGTAACCCGTTGATCCTGACCTTTGGTAGAAGTGTTCAACCAGATTTAGCGCAGGCTTTCTATACGACATTAGCTATATATTACGTAGTTAAAAGCTTTAAACTTAAGGTAAATAAAACAACTGAAAATAGTGAATATCTAATAGATATACGATATATTTCATTCGCTATCGTGATCTTAACTATTTCTTTTACAATAAGGGAAAATATAGGTATTTTCTTAGCAATCACATTTACCATGATAATTCTGAATATAATATATGGCTTGCGGGAGAATAAGAGAATTTTTATACTGTTATTTATATTCAGTATACTTCTTATTAGTTTCTCTCAATTAATACGACCTATAGGCTTAGTTATTCCGAATTTTGAATCCTATACTCTTCTAGATTACGTGAAGCGTTTATATACTATATTGTCGCCTGAAGCTATAAATCCATTAATTTCACTTAATATCATTTCGCTACCAGCGCTATTGCGATGGGCTTTAAAGAAAAATGACTATGAAATTGGTGCGCTTTCTCTTATTGCTTTATTTATCCTTGCCGGTGTATTTTTCTTTTCCCTTACAGATTTTGAATTCTTTTACAATATTTCAAGATATGAACTGTTTATGTTACCAGTTCTCACGGTACTTTCGTTGACAATTATTTTTTCGTATAATTCTAGGTATATATCTATTTTTATTGCTTTTTCTATGATCTTATTCTTATGGTTGAATTATATAATAACCTTAAGCGGTTCTCCAGTCTTTTTAAATGGTCCATATGAACAGGGTTTACGCAATACCTTTATTATTATTTTTGTATTATTTCTTAGCATTTTCTTTGCTGCGTTTATTAGCAATATGTGCACAAGCCTAAAATTTAGAGTAAAAATTTTAAAGGAAAATAGGAAATTCGAGTGTCCATTGTCGTCTCTTGCTTTTGTTATAATTGTTTTTTCTGCACTTCTATCAAATATTCATTTCTCACAGATTCTTGCCTTTTCATACTCTAAATATGCTCAGAATTATGATCTAACGAATGTAGGATTCTTCGGCTATATTGGTGAACAAAGTGTAGTCTTGTCTAATTTTTACTATTATCTAAGGCTTTATGTTCCAGATAAAATTTTTTCTAAAAGTATTTTATTAAGTATACCTATTGAAGAGAAAGAGTATCTTAATTTAATTAAAATCTTACCTAAAAATGCATATTTAGTTTTAACCGATGACCCTCGGCTTGCGTGGTATGAGTATGGAAATAAATATATAAATAAATATATCTTTGAAGTACCTAACGTTTCAATCTCTCGGAATGCTTTGGTTCTACACTTATCGTTTGATACTGACATAGTCCGCGATGAAACTGGGAATCTCAAAGATATTTTCGTACACAATGTAGCATGGTGCGAAGGGAAAAAAGGAAAAGCCTTGTATTTCAATGGCAAGGATAGTTATGTTAAGATTTCTAACTCGCCAAGCTTAACTCTTACCAATGAGATTTCAATCGAAGCATGGGTTAAATGTGGTGATAGCCCAGATGGAAACCACCGTACAATTGTTAGAAAGGAAGGCGCTTTTGCTTTAAGATTTGATCCTCAAGGGAATCTAGAAGCTTTAATATGGCAAAATGGGCGCCCTCAAAGTTCCGGGATTGTTCCAAGCAGTATTGCCTGGGTTCCAGGTAAATGGGTTCATTGGTTTTTCACTTTCGACGGTAGATATATGAGAATTTATAAGGATGGAGATGAAGTAATTGAAAGGTTTTTAACAGGGAAAATAGACGTATCTAGTGCTGATCTAGGTATTGGTGCCTCAGGTGACGGGAAATACCCATTTTTAGGCTGTATAGATGAAATTTACATTTATAATAAATCCTTGTCAGCGGAGGAAATCAAGATGAAGTACTTGCAAGAAATAGGATATGCCAATCTCACTTTTATAGGTTCAATTGGTCTACCTAAGGGAAAAATAATACTTTATAAACCAGCATCTTCAGTTGTATGGAAAGAGGGGGAAAGCACGCTTAAGGTAAATGAAATCACCATTATACCTGCATATAAGAAGGAGAGGGACAATGTTACATTACATGTCACGTTATGGAGCGGCCAAACTCAAAAAGCTATTATAATTATTAATACATATCGATTTTCAAAGATTTTAGAAGCTTACTTAAAACCTGGTATAAATGATTTAAAGTTTAACTTCAGTTATGTGCTTCCTGACGGTAAAACATA is a window of Candidatus Methanomethylicota archaeon DNA encoding:
- a CDS encoding glycosyltransferase family 4 protein translates to MNVLLINPLDALTDIFLKISTNLYIITEAKSKLSCYEVNTKKYIFSLKLPQNKILSIIVKHLLYIYTYLKLANKLHLVIINQETLEPCITILLAKLSRKKIVERIGGSRSYLLFFTIHGPMPLISKIFAILALASLRFSLNICDAVVLNCDSLLNENLYRMYSNKIFIIPNPPPDKFYDTFKIIKEYNKRSFIVGYVAAFSLAKGVASLVRAAKIVIQKNPMVKFLFIGNWRHSHPPFLGSFLKKNVEGYPNIIFVGPVPHHDVAKYMNEMRLLVLPSYTEGTPKVVLEAMACGTPVLATPVGCIPEVLGNGEYGYILSARDPEVLAREILKALFNERNEILSYKIRLHVKEIYNFEKSLKLWIKLIRRIMSNA
- a CDS encoding polysaccharide deacetylase family protein — translated: MPNQIELNNGIFMISIDTEFAWGFIDKLNTDLARKYIYISAKRSRRNILKILQISEELNVPITFGFVGKLLLQDSKTINSVWNARDIFWQILNSQVEHEIACHSFSHIEFTKSPREKAQYDIRMCKKVMRDLSVDPVSFLYPRNRIAYIDILKNEGFKTFRYRLKYESSPNILLNIFVQSYGLPRNVNGLIAIPANILFQASSCVTNTALLLTSLRALKEIAISRKIFHIMLHDYIESDITILYLKYVFRYAKKLEEKGLIEIKTMRDVYEELKHE
- a CDS encoding LamG domain-containing protein, with product MNRKKNNLCLPTIFLSWMLIVTYSTLVILDIFPLVRIFLVLPTVYILPGMFLYIFFINKTNASYEIIPVIVKSFVISQLLVILLMYILLAFKIPLNAFTFIISLISYFLLINVLLLLRRNSALKHNLSFCCDSFNLFLVIFVFLIYLLIIRLFFPYKTLDRDETDYLFFARNILLKNEVLTTSQNPLASWIENLFRGRIFLISLIATYILSTNLQWGYAWIMGSMFIPMTALAAVLLIPSSIKYEKAMKVSTTLLLLSNPLILTFGRSVQPDLAQAFYTTLAIYYVVKSFKLKVNKTTENSEYLIDIRYISFAIVILTISFTIRENIGIFLAITFTMIILNIIYGLRENKRIFILLFIFSILLISFSQLIRPIGLVIPNFESYTLLDYVKRLYTILSPEAINPLISLNIISLPALLRWALKKNDYEIGALSLIALFILAGVFFFSLTDFEFFYNISRYELFMLPVLTVLSLTIIFSYNSRYISIFIAFSMILFLWLNYIITLSGSPVFLNGPYEQGLRNTFIIIFVLFLSIFFAAFISNMCTSLKFRVKILKENRKFECPLSSLAFVIIVFSALLSNIHFSQILAFSYSKYAQNYDLTNVGFFGYIGEQSVVLSNFYYYLRLYVPDKIFSKSILLSIPIEEKEYLNLIKILPKNAYLVLTDDPRLAWYEYGNKYINKYIFEVPNVSISRNALVLHLSFDTDIVRDETGNLKDIFVHNVAWCEGKKGKALYFNGKDSYVKISNSPSLTLTNEISIEAWVKCGDSPDGNHRTIVRKEGAFALRFDPQGNLEALIWQNGRPQSSGIVPSSIAWVPGKWVHWFFTFDGRYMRIYKDGDEVIERFLTGKIDVSSADLGIGASGDGKYPFLGCIDEIYIYNKSLSAEEIKMKYLQEIGYANLTFIGSIGLPKGKIILYKPASSVVWKEGESTLKVNEITIIPAYKKERDNVTLHVTLWSGQTQKAIIIINTYRFSKILEAYLKPGINDLKFNFSYVLPDGKTYGSQIQGWSEVIILDANGNIAFHDILAAFKMQRNSIPMFTWILFLIIIISFFLILERKMLYQNSSQKCNRKNVDE